A genomic region of Xanthomonas campestris pv. phormiicola contains the following coding sequences:
- a CDS encoding chemotaxis response regulator protein-glutamate methylesterase has translation MTTTIKAMVVDDSAVVRQVLVAVLNEAPGIEVIAAAADPLLAMDKMRQQWPDVIVLDVEMPKMDGITFLRKIMSERPTPVVICSTLTEKGARVTMDALAAGAVAVVTKPKLGLKQFLTDSAEELVATVRTAARANVKRLAARSAAPPVEAEVKHTADVILPAQGGRPLAQTTERVIAIGTSTGGTQALEEVLTALPRVSPGIVIVQHMPEKFTAAFAARLDSLCQIAVKEAANNDRVVPGRALIAPGGKHMLLRRSGAQYFVEVVDGPPVNRHRPSVDVLFRSAARAAGGNALGIIMTGMGDDGAVGLLEMRQAGARTVAQDEQSSIVFGMPKEAIKRGGAEKILPLGSMAREIVQQLT, from the coding sequence ATGACGACGACGATCAAGGCCATGGTGGTCGACGATTCGGCGGTAGTGCGCCAGGTGCTGGTGGCGGTGCTCAACGAGGCGCCCGGCATCGAGGTGATCGCCGCGGCCGCCGATCCGCTGCTGGCGATGGACAAGATGCGCCAGCAATGGCCGGACGTGATCGTGCTGGACGTGGAAATGCCGAAGATGGACGGCATCACCTTCCTGCGCAAGATCATGAGCGAGCGCCCCACCCCGGTGGTGATCTGCTCCACGCTCACCGAAAAGGGCGCGCGGGTGACCATGGACGCGCTGGCCGCCGGCGCGGTGGCGGTGGTGACCAAGCCCAAGCTCGGCCTGAAGCAGTTCCTCACCGACTCGGCCGAGGAACTGGTGGCCACGGTGCGCACCGCCGCGCGCGCCAACGTCAAGCGCCTGGCCGCACGCAGCGCCGCGCCGCCGGTGGAAGCGGAGGTCAAGCACACCGCCGACGTGATCCTGCCGGCGCAGGGCGGCCGCCCGCTGGCGCAGACCACCGAACGGGTGATCGCGATCGGCACCTCCACCGGCGGTACCCAGGCGCTGGAGGAGGTGCTGACCGCGCTGCCGCGGGTCAGCCCCGGCATCGTCATCGTCCAGCACATGCCGGAGAAGTTCACCGCCGCGTTCGCCGCGCGCCTGGACAGCCTGTGCCAGATCGCGGTGAAGGAAGCGGCCAACAACGACCGCGTGGTCCCGGGCCGCGCGCTGATCGCGCCGGGCGGCAAGCACATGCTGCTGCGCCGCAGCGGCGCGCAATACTTCGTGGAGGTGGTGGACGGGCCGCCGGTGAACCGGCACCGGCCCTCGGTGGACGTGCTGTTCCGCTCCGCCGCGCGCGCCGCCGGCGGCAATGCGCTGGGCATCATCATGACCGGCATGGGCGACGACGGCGCGGTCGGCCTGCTGGAGATGCGCCAGGCCGGCGCGCGCACCGTGGCCCAGGACGAGCAGAGCAGCATCGTGTTCGGCATGCCCAAGGAAGCGATCAAACGCGGCGGCGCGGAGAAGATCCTGCCGCTGGGGTCGATGGCGCGCGAGATCGTGCAGCAGCTGACCTGA
- a CDS encoding EAL domain-containing protein produces the protein MPLVHEIATLNQFGTVLVVDDSHVQREHALALCLRLGAVAVEGVADGHAALARVSQGPPPGLLIVDLEMPGMDGVQLLDALARCNVRVPIVVASQRGAALIDSVLQVGRASGLRVLAGLEKPLRATELDAALQAHPQPTPAARHDASAGDTTDAAMLHEALRRGDIEVAYQPKVDMRSGQVSGVEALARWRHPQNGQIAPDRFIALAEREGLIHALTASVADQAMARLATWKQSGFRLTLAINLSPCLLQEPGLLDELHSQLRRHGLVPADVILEITESSLVEASALGILARLRLQGFGLSLDDYGTGFSSLQQLTRIPFTELKIDRIFVHDAHRSRNLRTVLESALGMAQRLGLSTVAEGIETVEDWQLLQELGCDLGQGYLLARPMGGGALTTWLLEHQARLQEHGPTSAQAPHH, from the coding sequence ATGCCGCTCGTCCACGAAATCGCCACGCTCAACCAGTTCGGCACGGTCCTGGTCGTCGACGACAGCCATGTCCAGCGCGAACATGCGCTGGCGCTGTGCCTGCGGCTGGGTGCGGTGGCGGTGGAAGGCGTGGCGGACGGCCATGCGGCGCTGGCGCGGGTAAGCCAGGGACCGCCACCGGGGCTGTTGATCGTGGACCTGGAAATGCCCGGCATGGACGGCGTGCAGTTGCTCGACGCGCTGGCCCGCTGCAACGTGCGCGTACCGATCGTGGTCGCCTCGCAACGCGGCGCGGCGCTGATCGATTCGGTGCTGCAGGTCGGTCGCGCCAGCGGCCTGCGGGTGCTGGCCGGCCTGGAAAAACCGCTGCGTGCGACCGAGCTCGATGCGGCGTTGCAGGCGCACCCGCAGCCGACGCCGGCCGCGCGCCACGACGCCAGCGCCGGCGACACCACCGATGCGGCGATGCTGCACGAGGCGCTGCGCCGCGGCGACATCGAAGTGGCCTACCAGCCCAAGGTGGACATGCGCAGTGGCCAGGTCAGCGGCGTGGAAGCGCTGGCGCGCTGGCGGCATCCGCAGAACGGGCAGATCGCGCCGGACCGTTTCATCGCCCTGGCCGAACGCGAAGGCCTGATCCACGCGCTGACCGCCAGCGTCGCCGACCAGGCGATGGCGCGGCTGGCGACCTGGAAGCAATCCGGCTTCCGCCTGACCCTGGCGATCAACCTGTCGCCGTGCCTGCTGCAGGAGCCGGGACTGCTCGACGAACTGCATAGCCAACTGCGCCGCCACGGGCTGGTGCCGGCCGACGTGATCCTGGAGATCACCGAAAGCTCGCTGGTCGAAGCCAGCGCGCTGGGCATACTGGCGCGGCTGCGGCTGCAGGGCTTCGGCCTGTCGCTGGACGACTACGGCACCGGCTTCTCCTCGCTGCAACAGCTGACCCGCATCCCGTTCACCGAACTGAAAATCGACCGCATCTTCGTGCACGACGCACACCGCAGCCGCAATCTGCGCACCGTGCTGGAATCGGCGCTGGGCATGGCCCAGCGGCTGGGCCTGAGTACCGTCGCCGAAGGCATCGAAACGGTCGAGGACTGGCAATTGCTGCAGGAACTGGGCTGCGACCTGGGCCAGGGCTACCTGCTGGCGCGGCCGATGGGCGGCGGCGCCCTGACTACCTGGCTGCTCGAGCACCAGGCGCGGCTGCAGGAACACGGCCCCACCTCGGCGCAAGCGCCGCACCACTGA
- a CDS encoding chemotaxis protein CheW: MTAHASPAPSGGTDLAPDQFLTFLLGKEMFGVGILGIKEIIEYRTPTDVPMMPPALRGVINLRGAVVPVVDLQQRFGRAASEVTKRTCIVIVEVANGNERQVLGLLVDAVSEVLEIAAADIAPAPAFGAGIRRDFIHGMGKVGERFVILLDADAALSTQEFVAMAGIEPGVEEGMAA, translated from the coding sequence ATGACCGCTCACGCATCGCCCGCGCCGTCCGGCGGCACCGATCTCGCTCCCGACCAGTTCCTGACCTTCCTGCTCGGCAAAGAAATGTTCGGGGTCGGCATCCTCGGCATCAAGGAAATCATCGAATACCGCACGCCGACCGACGTGCCGATGATGCCGCCGGCCTTGCGCGGGGTGATCAACCTGCGCGGCGCGGTGGTGCCGGTGGTGGACCTGCAGCAACGCTTCGGCCGCGCCGCCAGCGAGGTCACCAAGCGCACCTGCATCGTCATCGTCGAAGTCGCCAACGGCAACGAACGCCAGGTGCTGGGATTGCTGGTGGACGCGGTCAGCGAAGTGCTGGAGATCGCCGCCGCCGACATCGCGCCGGCCCCGGCGTTCGGCGCCGGCATCCGCCGCGACTTCATCCACGGCATGGGCAAGGTCGGCGAGCGCTTCGTGATCCTGCTCGATGCCGATGCGGCGCTGTCCACCCAGGAGTTCGTCGCCATGGCCGGCATCGAGCCGGGTGTCGAGGAAGGCATGGCCGCCTGA
- a CDS encoding AraC family transcriptional regulator — MLELAVAYPIRVQNGGLFISRGVGAHPTRVIQSYELIFVERGTLSIREQDNDFHIGPGETLILWPGREHAGLGRFSDELRFYWVHFELEPAAADAAGATLLSMPQRTAIRDPERFVGLFRWFLGEQEERRTLPMLEPIVLSMLQCVAGAWPDPHDSDRAGVALAYRAKQLIGTQFHTALTASALAAQLHCNPDYLGRIYRRAFGTTLTEAIHRQRIAFAEKLLLVNTCSVDEVAQRAGFSDGGYFRRIFRQRLGMTPTAYRRLYCKEHINSG, encoded by the coding sequence ATGCTCGAACTCGCAGTGGCCTATCCGATCCGGGTCCAGAACGGCGGCCTGTTCATTTCCCGCGGGGTCGGTGCGCATCCGACGCGGGTGATCCAGTCCTACGAGCTGATCTTCGTCGAGCGCGGCACCCTGTCGATCCGCGAGCAGGACAACGACTTCCATATCGGCCCCGGCGAGACCCTGATCCTGTGGCCGGGGCGCGAACACGCCGGCCTGGGCCGCTTCTCCGACGAGTTGCGCTTCTACTGGGTGCATTTCGAACTGGAGCCGGCGGCGGCGGACGCGGCCGGCGCCACGCTGCTGTCGATGCCGCAGCGCACCGCGATCCGCGACCCGGAGCGGTTCGTCGGCCTGTTCCGCTGGTTCCTCGGCGAGCAGGAGGAGCGGCGCACGCTGCCGATGCTGGAGCCGATCGTGCTGTCGATGCTGCAATGCGTGGCCGGCGCCTGGCCCGATCCGCACGACTCCGACCGCGCCGGCGTGGCGCTGGCCTACCGCGCCAAGCAGCTGATCGGCACCCAGTTCCACACCGCGCTCACCGCGTCCGCGTTGGCCGCGCAGCTGCATTGCAACCCGGACTACCTGGGGCGCATCTACCGCCGCGCGTTCGGCACCACGCTGACCGAGGCGATCCATCGGCAACGCATCGCCTTCGCCGAGAAATTGCTGCTGGTGAACACCTGCAGCGTCGACGAGGTCGCGCAGCGCGCCGGCTTCAGCGACGGCGGCTACTTCCGCCGCATCTTCCGCCAACGCCTGGGCATGACCCCGACCGCGTATCGGCGGTTGTACTGCAAGGAGCACATCAACTCGGGGTGA
- a CDS encoding MFS transporter: MNATAVGPVAAGADQAAATQRLSRLEKFGYGLGDAGGTIVTCLIANFLTFFYTDVFGLTPALVGTLFTVLRIADAVSDPLMGLLADRTRSRWGRFRGWQLWIALPIGIACVLTFSSPQLSHTAKVAYAFASYFLLSLCYTAINVPYCALINSMTGDHREVVSAQSWRFVLCGVAGFLVSVGLPWLVRVLGDGDAAHGYQLGVGLLSALAVAMFLCCFFAVRERVPVSLLGEAGIGQHLRGLLRNDQMRLVLLMSFLLINVFNIRGGGYLYFINYVLGGGAGYTSLFFAMVALATVLGALVVNALCRRFDPLALYLHTNLALAALGVLQWCMPTGPAQQTLWLGLIFVNCLVLGFALPLHFSIMAFADDYGAWKNRIRSSGINFAFNLFCIKLAWASSAVVISYLFVRVGYRAGAEHQTDASLQAITLLETLIPAALHLLLAAVIYRCRLRRPLLAEIGADLAARPVH, encoded by the coding sequence TTGAATGCGACCGCCGTTGGCCCCGTTGCCGCAGGCGCCGACCAGGCCGCCGCCACGCAGCGACTCTCGCGCCTTGAGAAGTTCGGCTACGGCCTGGGCGATGCCGGCGGCACCATCGTCACCTGCCTGATCGCCAACTTCCTGACCTTCTTCTACACCGACGTGTTCGGCCTGACCCCGGCCCTGGTCGGTACCCTGTTCACCGTGCTGCGCATCGCCGATGCGGTGTCCGATCCGCTGATGGGCCTGCTCGCCGACCGCACCCGCAGCCGCTGGGGCCGTTTCCGCGGCTGGCAGCTGTGGATCGCCTTGCCGATCGGCATCGCCTGCGTGCTGACCTTCAGCAGCCCGCAGCTGAGCCATACGGCCAAGGTCGCCTATGCCTTCGCCAGCTATTTCCTGCTGTCGCTGTGCTACACCGCGATCAACGTGCCGTACTGCGCACTGATCAACAGCATGACCGGCGACCACCGCGAAGTGGTGTCGGCGCAGTCGTGGCGCTTCGTGCTGTGCGGCGTCGCCGGCTTCCTGGTCTCGGTCGGGCTGCCGTGGCTGGTGCGGGTGCTCGGCGATGGCGATGCCGCGCACGGCTATCAGCTCGGCGTGGGCCTGCTCAGCGCGCTGGCGGTGGCGATGTTCCTGTGCTGCTTCTTCGCCGTGCGCGAGCGCGTGCCGGTCAGCCTGCTGGGCGAGGCCGGCATCGGCCAGCACCTGCGCGGGCTGCTGCGCAACGACCAGATGCGGCTGGTGCTGCTGATGTCGTTCCTGCTGATCAACGTGTTCAACATCCGCGGCGGCGGCTATCTGTATTTCATCAACTACGTGCTCGGCGGCGGCGCCGGCTACACCTCGCTGTTCTTCGCGATGGTGGCGCTGGCCACGGTGCTCGGCGCGCTCGTGGTCAACGCGCTGTGCCGCCGCTTCGATCCGCTGGCCCTGTACCTGCACACCAATCTGGCGCTGGCCGCGCTGGGCGTGCTGCAGTGGTGCATGCCCACCGGGCCGGCGCAGCAGACGCTGTGGCTGGGGCTGATCTTCGTCAACTGCCTGGTGCTGGGCTTCGCGCTGCCGCTGCACTTCTCGATCATGGCCTTCGCCGACGACTACGGCGCGTGGAAGAACCGCATCCGTTCCTCCGGCATCAACTTCGCCTTCAACCTGTTCTGCATCAAGCTGGCCTGGGCCTCGAGCGCGGTGGTGATCAGCTACCTGTTCGTGCGCGTGGGCTACCGCGCCGGCGCCGAGCACCAGACCGACGCCTCGCTGCAGGCGATCACCCTGCTGGAAACGCTGATTCCCGCCGCGCTGCACCTGCTGCTGGCCGCGGTGATCTACCGCTGCCGCCTGCGCCGGCCGCTGCTGGCCGAGATCGGTGCCGATCTGGCCGCGCGCCCGGTGCACTGA
- a CDS encoding glycoside hydrolase family 127 protein yields MPHSLAPPPELPLDRLRIADPFWQRYQRLVQEVVLPYQWDALNDNVADAEPSHAIENFRIAAGRSDGAFYGMVFQDSDVAKWLEAVAYLLAQHPDPALERDADATIELIGAAQQPDGYLNTYFTVKAPEQRWSNLAECHELYCAGHMIEAGVAYHQATGKRALLDIVCRLADHIDATFGPGPQQLHGYPGHPEIELALMRLYEATGEPRYLALTRYFVEQRGTAPHYYDEEYEKRGRSFFWGGHGPAWMIEDKAYSQAHVPVALQTTAVGHAVRFVYLYAGVAHLARHSGDAELRATCERLWENTTQRQLYLTGAIGAQSYGEAFSVDYDLPNDTAYNESCASIGLMMFANRMLQLAPDSRYADVMERALYNTVLAGMALDGRHFFYVNPLEVHPPTVHGNHGFDHVKPVRQRWFGCACCPPNIARVLTSLGHYIYTRRDDTLYVNLYVGSDAAFDVDGQTLTLRQRGEYPWQEQVELSVDCEAPVEAALALRLPDWCRAPQLHLNGEAVAIEAHLQHGYCVLRRRWQRGDTLHLRLPMPPMRVSGHPRVRHLAGKVALQRGPLVYCLEQADNGAQLHQLRLPASAAIRTEPGSGTLAGQVLLQAEGERLHGHDDAQAESLPLYRYDAPPPSRQAQTLTFVPYFAWANRGEGEMRVWVDASGDD; encoded by the coding sequence ATGCCGCACTCGCTCGCCCCGCCGCCCGAACTCCCGCTCGACCGCCTGCGCATCGCCGACCCGTTCTGGCAGCGCTACCAGCGCCTGGTGCAGGAGGTGGTGCTGCCCTACCAGTGGGACGCGCTCAACGACAACGTCGCCGATGCCGAGCCCAGCCACGCGATCGAGAACTTCCGCATCGCCGCCGGGCGCAGCGACGGCGCGTTCTACGGCATGGTGTTCCAGGACAGCGACGTGGCCAAGTGGCTGGAAGCGGTGGCCTACCTGCTCGCGCAGCATCCCGATCCGGCGCTGGAGCGCGATGCCGACGCCACCATCGAACTGATCGGCGCCGCGCAGCAGCCCGACGGCTACCTCAACACCTATTTCACGGTGAAGGCGCCGGAGCAGCGCTGGAGCAACCTGGCCGAATGCCACGAGCTGTACTGCGCCGGACACATGATCGAGGCCGGCGTCGCCTACCACCAGGCCACCGGCAAGCGCGCGCTGCTGGACATCGTGTGCCGGCTCGCCGACCACATCGACGCCACCTTCGGTCCCGGCCCGCAGCAACTGCACGGCTATCCCGGGCATCCGGAGATCGAACTGGCGCTGATGCGCCTGTACGAAGCCACCGGCGAGCCGCGCTACCTGGCGCTGACCCGCTACTTCGTCGAGCAGCGCGGCACCGCGCCGCACTACTACGACGAAGAATACGAAAAGCGCGGGCGCAGCTTCTTCTGGGGCGGGCACGGGCCGGCGTGGATGATCGAGGACAAGGCGTACAGCCAGGCGCACGTGCCGGTCGCGCTGCAGACCACCGCGGTCGGCCACGCGGTGCGCTTCGTGTACCTGTACGCCGGCGTGGCGCACCTGGCGCGGCACAGCGGCGACGCCGAACTGCGCGCGACCTGCGAACGGCTGTGGGAGAACACCACGCAGCGGCAGCTGTACCTCACCGGCGCGATCGGCGCGCAGAGCTACGGCGAAGCCTTCAGCGTCGACTACGACCTGCCCAACGACACCGCCTACAACGAGAGCTGCGCCTCGATCGGGCTGATGATGTTCGCCAACCGCATGCTGCAGCTGGCGCCGGACAGCCGCTATGCCGATGTGATGGAGCGGGCGCTGTACAACACCGTGCTGGCCGGCATGGCGCTGGACGGGCGCCACTTCTTCTACGTCAATCCGCTGGAAGTGCATCCGCCCACCGTGCACGGCAACCACGGCTTCGACCACGTCAAGCCGGTGCGCCAGCGCTGGTTCGGCTGCGCCTGCTGTCCGCCGAACATCGCCCGCGTGCTGACCTCGCTCGGGCACTACATCTACACCCGCCGCGACGACACGCTCTACGTGAATCTGTACGTCGGCAGCGACGCCGCGTTCGACGTGGACGGGCAGACCTTGACCCTGCGCCAGCGTGGCGAGTACCCGTGGCAGGAACAGGTGGAACTGAGCGTGGACTGCGAGGCTCCGGTCGAGGCCGCGCTGGCGCTACGCCTGCCGGACTGGTGCCGCGCGCCGCAACTGCATCTCAATGGCGAAGCGGTGGCGATCGAGGCGCATCTGCAGCACGGCTACTGCGTGCTGCGACGGCGCTGGCAGCGCGGCGACACCCTGCACCTGCGCCTGCCGATGCCGCCGATGCGGGTCAGCGGCCATCCGCGCGTGCGCCATCTGGCCGGCAAGGTCGCGCTGCAGCGCGGGCCGCTGGTGTACTGCCTGGAGCAGGCCGACAACGGCGCGCAGCTGCATCAGCTGCGCCTGCCCGCCAGCGCGGCGATCCGCACCGAACCCGGCAGCGGCACCCTGGCCGGCCAGGTGCTGCTGCAGGCCGAGGGCGAACGCCTGCACGGTCACGACGACGCGCAGGCCGAGAGCTTGCCGCTATACCGCTACGACGCGCCGCCGCCGTCGCGGCAGGCGCAGACCCTGACCTTCGTCCCCTACTTCGCCTGGGCCAACCGTGGCGAAGGCGAGATGCGGGTGTGGGTGGACGCGAGCGGCGACGACTGA
- a CDS encoding protein-glutamate O-methyltransferase CheR: MTSTDTITEQEFGKFQRFIFDAAGITISPAKKAMLCGRLGKRLKAHSLQTYTQYLKLLESREGSGEVQTAIDLLTTNETYFFREPKHFDLLRKLASEYKGNAPFRIWSAASSTGEEAYSMAMVLDDTLQGRPYEVVGTDISTRVLTKARSGHYPLQRIEHMPPALLKRYCLKGRGEYEGSLLIDRKLRDNVRFLHANLNATLPNLGQFDVIFLRNVMIYFNGQTKREVVARVLSTLKRGGIFCIGHSESLNDVNNEVVQVAPSVYRKP; encoded by the coding sequence ATGACCAGCACCGACACCATCACCGAGCAGGAATTCGGCAAGTTCCAGCGCTTCATCTTCGACGCCGCCGGCATCACCATTTCCCCGGCCAAGAAGGCGATGCTGTGCGGGCGCCTGGGCAAGCGCCTGAAGGCGCACTCGCTGCAGACCTACACCCAGTACCTGAAGCTGCTGGAGAGCCGCGAAGGCAGCGGCGAGGTGCAGACCGCGATCGACCTGCTGACCACCAACGAAACCTATTTCTTCCGCGAGCCCAAGCACTTCGACCTGCTGCGCAAGCTGGCGAGCGAGTACAAGGGCAACGCGCCGTTCCGCATCTGGAGCGCGGCCAGCTCCACCGGCGAGGAGGCCTACAGCATGGCGATGGTGCTGGACGACACCCTGCAGGGCCGCCCCTACGAAGTGGTCGGCACCGACATCAGCACCCGCGTGCTGACCAAGGCGCGCAGCGGCCACTATCCGCTGCAGCGCATCGAGCACATGCCGCCGGCGCTGCTCAAGCGCTACTGCCTGAAGGGCCGCGGCGAATACGAAGGCAGCCTGCTGATCGACCGCAAGCTGCGCGACAACGTGCGCTTCCTGCACGCAAACCTCAACGCCACGCTGCCCAATCTCGGCCAGTTCGACGTGATCTTCCTGCGCAACGTGATGATCTACTTCAACGGCCAGACCAAGCGCGAAGTGGTCGCGCGGGTCCTGTCCACGCTCAAGCGCGGCGGCATCTTCTGCATCGGCCACTCGGAAAGCCTCAACGACGTCAACAACGAGGTCGTGCAGGTGGCGCCGTCGGTGTACCGCAAGCCATGA
- a CDS encoding phospholipase D family protein, with protein MKKALKWSGIALAALVLASLAALYGYGRFADRAQGPASHALPATALDTPIDRAVAPLAAAHPGHSGMVILPDNVEAFAVRAAAARAAGRSLDLQYYIWHADFTGNLLYNELLRAADRGVRVRLLLDDMNVHGSNSVLAALDRHRLIEVRLFNPTRAREGTLMRGVELVLRFFSVNRRMHNKAWIADGRMAVVGGRNVGDEYFDAARDTNFMDTDVAVVGPAVAQAAQIFDAYWNSRSAVPLSALVQAGPEALPRLRASIDAGLGSARAHPYVQRLRQAPSVRNLVEGERPLHWSADASIVSDPPEKAEGAPPGADWMTPRLVGEMARAQRELALISPYFVPGEDGLRWIGQLRQRGVAVGVLTNSLAANDVVAVHGGYAGYRVPLLRQGVALFELKPQGDPGGSLFGSSGASLHTKAFVVDGREGFIGSFNLDPRSMNLNTEMGLLFRDRAVAAELQRLYRAKVSAPVSYRLALQDGELRWQDGAARPPRTWTHEPEAGVWRRAAARVIGWLPLESQL; from the coding sequence ATGAAGAAGGCGTTGAAATGGAGCGGCATCGCCCTGGCGGCATTGGTGCTGGCCTCGCTGGCGGCGCTGTACGGCTACGGCCGCTTCGCCGACCGTGCGCAAGGCCCGGCCAGCCATGCGTTGCCGGCGACCGCGCTGGACACGCCGATCGACCGTGCGGTGGCGCCACTCGCCGCGGCGCATCCCGGGCACAGCGGCATGGTGATCCTGCCCGACAACGTCGAGGCGTTCGCGGTGCGCGCGGCGGCGGCGCGCGCGGCCGGGCGCAGCCTGGACCTGCAGTACTACATCTGGCATGCGGATTTCACCGGCAACCTGCTCTACAACGAGCTGTTGCGCGCCGCCGATCGCGGCGTGCGCGTGCGCCTGCTGCTGGACGACATGAACGTGCACGGCAGCAATTCGGTGTTGGCCGCGCTGGACCGCCACCGGCTGATCGAGGTGCGGCTGTTCAACCCGACCCGCGCGCGCGAAGGCACGCTGATGCGCGGGGTGGAGCTGGTGCTGCGGTTCTTCAGCGTCAACCGGCGCATGCACAACAAGGCCTGGATCGCCGACGGGCGCATGGCGGTGGTGGGCGGGCGCAACGTCGGCGACGAATACTTCGATGCGGCGCGCGACACCAACTTCATGGACACCGATGTGGCGGTGGTCGGGCCGGCGGTGGCGCAGGCCGCGCAGATCTTCGACGCCTACTGGAACAGCCGCAGCGCGGTGCCGCTGAGCGCGCTGGTGCAGGCCGGGCCGGAGGCGCTGCCCAGGCTGCGCGCCAGCATCGATGCCGGCCTGGGCTCGGCGCGCGCGCATCCCTACGTGCAGCGCCTGCGGCAGGCGCCCAGCGTGCGCAACCTGGTCGAGGGCGAGCGCCCACTGCACTGGAGCGCCGACGCCTCGATCGTGTCCGACCCGCCGGAGAAGGCCGAAGGCGCGCCGCCGGGCGCGGACTGGATGACGCCGCGGCTGGTCGGCGAGATGGCGCGCGCGCAACGCGAACTGGCGCTGATCTCGCCGTACTTCGTGCCGGGCGAGGACGGCCTGCGCTGGATCGGCCAGCTGCGCCAGCGTGGCGTGGCGGTCGGCGTGCTGACCAATTCGCTGGCGGCCAACGACGTGGTCGCGGTGCACGGCGGCTATGCCGGCTACCGGGTGCCGTTGCTGCGGCAGGGCGTGGCGCTGTTCGAGCTCAAGCCGCAAGGCGACCCGGGCGGCAGCCTGTTCGGCTCCAGCGGCGCCAGCCTGCATACCAAGGCGTTCGTGGTCGATGGACGCGAAGGCTTCATCGGCTCGTTCAATCTCGATCCGCGCTCGATGAATCTCAACACCGAGATGGGCCTGCTGTTCCGCGATCGCGCCGTGGCGGCCGAACTGCAGCGGCTGTACCGGGCCAAGGTGTCGGCGCCGGTCAGCTACCGGCTGGCGCTGCAGGACGGGGAACTGCGTTGGCAGGATGGCGCGGCGCGGCCGCCGCGGACCTGGACGCACGAGCCGGAAGCGGGCGTGTGGCGGCGCGCCGCCGCGCGGGTGATCGGCTGGTTGCCGCTGGAGTCGCAGCTGTAG